A genome region from Paramisgurnus dabryanus chromosome 12, PD_genome_1.1, whole genome shotgun sequence includes the following:
- the LOC135738691 gene encoding uncharacterized protein — protein MHAVAGCDFFGFCKGTPLNEWADPEHIRNWDNMDIIISVIYSFMMATTHFICNVEDSVESIQIPMDKNKFRLGVFYKVFVPVIILLVMGLIGGFIWMHLSYKDCPQCSDHPNWLAINATVTFDGKINFTAPKEGQYLIYGEIVMEEGKTHFEKNTIRLMKKSSSKTDDSTKNEITESLTFCHNKVQFFVDTELQKGEELLLRLNSKEIKIIETSSFLKIYEQNFDRCLY, from the exons ATGCATGCCGTAGCTGGCTGTGATTTCTTTGGTTTCTGTAAGGGAACTCCGCTTAATGAGTGGGCAGACCCTGAGCATATAAGGAACTGGGACAACATGGATATCATCATCTCagtcatttattcattcatgatGGCAACAACTCACTTCATCTGTAATGTTGAGGATTCAGTAGAATCCATTCAGATTCCCATGGACAAAAACAAATTCAGGCTTGGGGTCTTCTACAAGGTCTTTGTGCCTGTGATTATTCTGCTGGTGATGGGACTGATCGGAGGCTTTATCTGGATGCACTTATCTTATAAG GATTGTCCACAATGTAGCGATCATCCAAACTGGCTGGCCATCAATGCAACAGTCACATTTGATG GAAAAATAAACTTTACAGCACCCAAAGAAGGGCAATACTTGATTTACGGTGAGATCGTCATGGAAGAaggaaaaacacattttgaaaagaaTACTATTCGTTTGATGAAAAAATCATCAAGCAAGACAGATGACTCCACCAAAAACGAGATCACAGAGTCTCTGACCTTCTGTCATAATAAAGTCCAATTCTTTGTGGATACCGAGCTTCAGAAAGGTGAAGAACTGCTCCTGAGACTGAACTCAAAAGAAATCAAAATCATTGAGACAAGTTCTTTCTTAAAAATCTATGAACAAAATTTTGACCGTTGTTTGTACTGA